The following are encoded in a window of Aerococcus sanguinicola genomic DNA:
- the nrdD gene encoding anaerobic ribonucleoside-triphosphate reductase — protein sequence MFNEQTTPEIKIQNINLEDLMVEKRDGHKAHFRPSAVKHSLAKALDVKDEEVLDKLFQATLAEIFQGDAESLQSAGIAQAVVRSLENFGYTEASERYRIFRHNKMQFNDKQYDVSTKLQEFAAGDKLVLNENANKDSRVFNTTRDLTAGVSAKAIGLSMMPKEVANAHLKGDIHFHDLDYSPYSPMTNCCLIDFQEMLSNGFHIGNAEVESPKSINTACAQIAQIIANVASSQYGGCSADRIDEVLAPYAKLNFDKHLKTAKEWIEGENRQREFAYARTKKDIYDAMQSLEYEINTLYSSNGQTPFTTLGFGLGTDWFAREIQLAILNVRIQGLGREKRTAIFPKLVFTIRRGTNLDQGDPNYDIKQKAIECATKRMYPDVLMYDKIVELTGSFKAPMGCRSFLQGWKDEQGCEVNSGRMNLGVVTLNIPRIALESDHSKDQFWQIFDERLEVLRKALLYRVERTKEAKPENAPILYQYGAFGKRLDEEGDVDELFKNRRATVSMGYIGLYEAATYFYGPDWEDNAEAKAFTLDIVKHMKEVADQWGDDYGYHFSIYSTPSESLTDRFCRLDQEKFGQVTDITDKDYYTNSFHYDVRKNPTPFEKLDFEKDYPKYCSGGFIHYCEYPNMRQNPKALEAVWDFAYDRVGYLGTNTPIDHCYACDFSGDFKPTERGFECPQCGNNDPDSCDVVKRTCGYLGNPNIRPMAKGRHKEISARVKHMSADNALVKDSKADTIDLLNQDAQRKADG from the coding sequence ATGTTTAATGAGCAAACAACGCCAGAAATAAAGATCCAAAATATTAATTTGGAGGATTTGATGGTTGAGAAACGGGATGGGCACAAGGCTCATTTCCGGCCTTCTGCGGTTAAGCATTCGCTCGCCAAAGCCCTGGATGTGAAGGATGAGGAAGTGCTGGATAAGCTTTTCCAAGCGACCTTGGCTGAGATTTTCCAGGGGGATGCGGAGTCCCTCCAGTCTGCAGGGATTGCCCAAGCGGTGGTGCGTAGCCTAGAGAACTTTGGCTATACTGAAGCGAGTGAGCGCTACCGGATTTTCCGCCACAATAAGATGCAGTTCAATGATAAGCAGTATGATGTGTCGACTAAGCTGCAAGAATTTGCGGCAGGGGACAAGTTAGTCCTCAATGAGAATGCCAACAAGGACTCCCGGGTCTTCAATACGACCCGCGACCTGACGGCAGGGGTTTCGGCTAAGGCGATCGGGCTTTCTATGATGCCTAAGGAAGTAGCTAATGCCCACTTGAAGGGGGATATCCACTTCCATGACCTGGATTACTCGCCTTATTCTCCGATGACCAACTGCTGCTTGATCGACTTCCAAGAGATGTTGTCCAATGGTTTCCATATCGGGAATGCGGAGGTGGAATCGCCTAAGTCCATCAACACGGCCTGCGCCCAGATTGCCCAAATTATTGCTAATGTGGCGTCTTCCCAGTACGGCGGTTGTTCAGCGGACCGGATCGATGAGGTCCTAGCTCCTTATGCCAAGCTGAACTTCGACAAGCACTTGAAGACAGCTAAGGAATGGATTGAGGGCGAGAACCGCCAGCGCGAATTTGCCTACGCCCGGACCAAGAAGGATATTTATGATGCCATGCAGAGTCTCGAGTATGAGATCAACACCTTGTACTCTTCCAATGGCCAGACACCTTTTACCACTCTTGGCTTCGGCTTGGGGACGGACTGGTTTGCTCGCGAGATTCAGTTGGCCATCCTGAATGTTCGTATCCAAGGGCTCGGCCGGGAAAAACGGACTGCTATTTTCCCTAAACTCGTCTTCACTATCCGTCGCGGGACCAACCTGGACCAGGGCGATCCCAACTATGACATCAAGCAAAAAGCTATCGAATGTGCTACCAAGCGGATGTACCCGGATGTTCTCATGTACGACAAGATTGTCGAGTTAACAGGGTCCTTCAAGGCGCCAATGGGTTGCCGGTCCTTCCTCCAAGGTTGGAAGGATGAACAGGGGTGCGAGGTCAACAGCGGCCGGATGAACTTGGGCGTTGTGACCCTGAACATTCCGCGGATTGCCCTAGAATCTGACCACAGCAAGGACCAGTTCTGGCAAATCTTTGATGAACGCTTAGAAGTCTTGAGAAAGGCCCTCCTCTACCGGGTGGAGCGGACCAAGGAAGCTAAGCCTGAGAATGCGCCCATCCTCTACCAATACGGGGCTTTCGGCAAGCGGCTCGATGAAGAAGGCGACGTGGATGAGCTCTTCAAGAACCGCCGGGCAACGGTGTCCATGGGTTATATCGGGCTCTACGAAGCCGCGACTTACTTCTACGGTCCAGACTGGGAAGATAATGCGGAAGCCAAGGCCTTCACCCTGGATATTGTCAAACATATGAAGGAAGTGGCGGACCAATGGGGGGATGACTATGGCTATCATTTCAGTATCTATTCCACCCCAAGTGAGAGTCTGACGGACCGCTTCTGCCGCCTGGACCAAGAAAAATTTGGCCAGGTTACGGACATTACGGACAAGGACTACTACACCAATAGCTTCCACTACGATGTCCGCAAGAATCCGACACCTTTTGAGAAGTTAGACTTTGAAAAGGACTATCCTAAATATTGCAGCGGCGGCTTCATCCACTACTGTGAATACCCTAACATGCGGCAAAATCCTAAGGCCTTAGAAGCGGTCTGGGACTTCGCTTATGACCGGGTGGGCTACTTGGGAACCAATACGCCCATCGACCACTGCTATGCTTGCGACTTCAGCGGGGACTTTAAGCCGACTGAGCGCGGTTTCGAATGCCCACAGTGTGGCAACAACGACCCTGACAGCTGCGACGTGGTGAAGCGGACCTGCGGCTACCTCGGTAATCCGAATATCCGTCCGATGGCAAAAGGCCGCCACAAAGAAATTAGCGCCCGGGTTAAGCATATGTCGGCAGACAATGCCTTGGTCAAGGACTCTAAAGCAGACACCATCGACCTCTTGAACCAAGATGCCCAAAGAAAGGCTGATGGCTAA
- the nrdG gene encoding anaerobic ribonucleoside-triphosphate reductase activating protein: MRNPKPKEWTAEKFSKGKIADYKPFNFVDGDGVRCSIYVSGCPFACKGCYNKIVQNFNYGVDYTDELEERILNDLAQPYVQGLTLLGGEPFLNTQVLNRLVAKVRERFGDTKDIWSWSGYYWEELLQETDDKLWLLNHIDVLVDGRFELDKLDLNLRFRGSSNQRIIDVKKSLAQGEMVLWLDGKYDDI, from the coding sequence ATGCGCAACCCCAAGCCCAAAGAGTGGACAGCGGAGAAATTCAGCAAAGGTAAGATTGCCGACTACAAGCCTTTTAACTTCGTGGATGGGGATGGCGTCCGTTGTTCCATCTATGTGAGTGGCTGTCCCTTCGCCTGCAAGGGCTGCTACAATAAAATTGTGCAAAATTTCAACTATGGAGTAGACTATACCGATGAACTTGAAGAGCGGATCCTCAACGACCTGGCCCAACCCTATGTCCAAGGTCTGACCCTGTTAGGGGGCGAGCCCTTCCTCAATACCCAGGTCCTCAACCGCCTGGTCGCCAAGGTGCGCGAGCGCTTCGGGGACACTAAGGATATCTGGAGCTGGAGCGGCTACTACTGGGAGGAACTCCTCCAGGAAACTGACGATAAACTCTGGCTCTTGAACCATATCGATGTGCTCGTGGATGGCCGCTTCGAACTCGACAAGCTCGACTTGAACTTGCGCTTTCGCGGCAGTTCCAACCAGCGCATTATCGATGTGAAGAAGTCCCTGGCCCAGGGGGAGATGGTCCTCTGGCTAGACGGCAAGTATGATGATATTTAA